The following coding sequences are from one Lolium rigidum isolate FL_2022 chromosome 6, APGP_CSIRO_Lrig_0.1, whole genome shotgun sequence window:
- the LOC124664969 gene encoding homeobox-leucine zipper protein TF1-like, with protein sequence MHGDNVDFDISLSNRNISRGNPTNDQDGIGPKSSKKRLQRLTFQQNQILQGEFSVCARPDKYRRRELSEITGLTEQQVKFWFQNKITQVKSLHKKEENYRLEVENVMLSNENKKLKEAQRNMFCPTCDPLPQNQLSPDMQTLKEQNNWLKLEISRLQAETLQNSGQSFQLDSSAENVGTRQNDIQMIAELTHNAMDEFIILSNSHGPLWLPVPGGSFEILNKMAYATQFDGKNSADITGFKTEATRASVVVMMDAKNIMDYLMDSECYASLCPGILSSAKTIKAYKWPTNVGYDGAMHLMTIETVFPSPLVPSRKCTFVRSCRELQNGTTLIVDVSLDSSDGTFFKCRKMPSGVLIQPLDRNSCKIIVIEHVLVDDTGVQELYQPCLSGLMFGARRWVTNIARQCLRLRDTFHIITRNALRANSKGRKSLMKLADGLLVSYNNSIAGIPEDAWTMVCGAGTEQDIKIAHRRSHDRTNTAVVSVSASFQLPIPLRITFDLLRNNTLRAEWDVLVKGGVVREEACVSGSIEADDTVSILHVKNVAEIREAIMILQNSCYDVSGSFIVYSPIDTQLMNKILSPEDMAESKISLYPTGFSLLPVSESAESGNGIALGEDGETLVTVGFQILLKLARGNGLYPESVAATIALMSENIATIKKSLINNQSHVECTRRKGRHNDSGRM encoded by the exons ATGCATGGTGATAATGTTGACTTTGACATATCACTTAGCAACAGAAACATAAGTCGGGGGAACCCCACAAATGATCAAGATGGCATTGGCCCAAAATCAAGCAAGAAGCGCCTACAGCGGCTCACTTTCCAGCAGAACCAGATACTTCAAGG AGAGTTTAGCGTATGTGCTCGCCCGGATAAATATCGGAGGAGGGAGCTGAGCGAGATAACTGGTCTTACAGAACAACAAGTGAAGTTTTGGTTTCAGAACAAGATAACACAAGTCAAG AGTCTGCATAAAAAAGAAGAGAACtatagattggaagtggagaacgTAATGCTGAGCAACGAAAATAAGAAGCTTAAGGAGGCTCAGAGGAATATGTTTTGCCCCACTTGTGATCCACTGCCACAGAACCAGCTCTCTCCAGATATGCAAACGCTCAAAGAGCAAAATAACTGGCTAAAGCTAGAG ATTTCCCGATTGCAAGCTGAAACACTTCAAAATTCCGGACAATCTTTCCAACTTGACTCATCTGCAGAAAATGTTGGTACCAGACAAAACGACATACAAATGATTGCTGAACTAACTCATAATGCAATGGACGAGTTTATCATTTTGTCCAACTCACATGGCCCTCTATGGCTGCCTGTCCCTGGTGGTTCATTTGAAATACTGAACAAGATGGCTTATGCTACACAATTTGATGGAAAAAATAGTGCAGATATAACAGGATTCAAGACCGAGGCCACTCGTGCTAGTGTTGTGGTCATGATGGACGCCAAAAATATTATGGATTATCTCATGGATTCT GAGTGCTATGCATCTCTCTGTCCTGGAATTCTGTCAAGTGCAAAAACCATTAAGGCTTATAAGTGGCCTACTaatgtaggctacgatggcgctaTGCATTTG ATGACAATTGAGACGGTGTTCCCGTCCCCCCTGGTACCATCGAGGAAATGCACATTCGTGAGGTCCTGCAGGGAGCTACAAAACGGGACAACACTCATTGTTGACGTGTCCCTGGATAGCAGTGATGGTACCTTCTTCAAATGCCGCAAGATGCCTTCAGGAGTGCTAATTCAGCCCCTAGACCGTAACAGCTGCAAG ATCATCGTCATAGAGCATGTTCTAGTAGATGATACCGGAGTTCAAGAGCTCTACCAGCCATGTCTGAGTGGACTCATGTTTGGAGCTAGGCGCTGGGTAACCAACATCGCACGGCAGTGCTTGCGTTTAAGAGACACCTTCCACATTATTACCAGAAATGCATTAAGAG CCAACTCAAAGGGGAGGAAGTCCCTAATGAAGCTAGCCGATGGCCTGCTCGTCAGCTACAACAACAGCATCGCCGGCATCCCTGAGGACGCATGGACCATGGTGTGCGGTGCTGGTACGGAACAAGATATCAAGATCGCTCATAGGAGAAGCCATGACCGCACAAACACCGCTGTTGTGTCTGTGAGTGCATCATTCCAGCTTCCAATACCACTTAGGATCACGTTTGATCTGCTCAGGAACAACACGCTGCGTGCAGAG TGGGATGTGCTGGTGAAAGGTGGTGTCGTGAGGGAGGAAGCCTGTGTCTCCGGCAGCATAGAAGCCGATGATACCGTCTCCATACTGCATGTTAAG AATGTCGCAGAAATAAGGGAAGCCATCATGATCCTCCAGAATAGCTGCTATGACGTGTCGGGCTCGTTCATTGTTTACTCACCCATCGACACCCAACTGATGAACAAGATCCTGAGCCCAGAGGACATGGCGGAGAGCAAGATATCCCTTTACCCCACCGGCTTCTCCCTCCTCCCCGTTAGTGAGTCTGCCGAGAGTGGCAATGGCATTGCCCTAGGCGAGGATGGAGAAACTCTTGTAACCGTGGGGTTCCAGATTCTGCTGAAGCTCGCACGTGGCAATGGCTTATATCCTGAGTCTGTGGCTGCGACCATCGCTCTCATGTCCGAGAACATTGCGACTATCAAAAAGTCATTGATCAACAACCAGTCCCATGTAGAATGTACCAG GAGGAAAGGGAGGCACAATGATAGTGGAAGGATGTAA